A region of the Stutzerimonas stutzeri genome:
GTCGCCGCTGCCTGTCGTGCTCGCCGTTCCTTTGCTCTGACCGACATAGAGCGTGATGCCAAATCCCTGGTCGCGGTTGAACTCGACAGTCTCCACCTCGCCTTGGCGCACCGTGGTCGACAATCCCTGCTCCATGGAGACCGAAACCTCACTGGCGCTGGCGCCCTGCCGACGCGCTTCCTCGATGATGCGCTCGACCTTCTCGCGCAAACCGGGCAGCGCGTGCGGGCCGATGCCCTCTACTTCACTCATAAGCACTCCCAAACCACTGCAATCGAATCAAGTTGCAACCTGGCGCCGCTCCTCTGGAGCCTGCTGCCAGGGCTGCTGTTATCATGGCGGCATCTCCTAGTGGACCACCCCCATGTCTGAACACTCCGACGCCGAAGATTTCGACGAAAAAAGCAAAACCCAGGTCAAGCGCGAGCTGCACGCTCTACAGGAGCTCGGTGAGCGCCTGACCACGCTCAAGCCCGACCTGATTGCCCGCCTGCCGCTGAGCGATGCGCTGCAAAAAGCATTGGCCGACGCGCCGAAGCACAAGGCACACATCGCCCGCAAACGACACATCCAGTACATCGGCAAGCTGATGCGCGACCAGGATGTCGATGCCATCCTGGCGCTGGTCGATCAGCTCGACGCATCGACACGCCAGTACAACGAACGCTTCCACGCACTAGAGCGCTGGCGCGACCGCCTCATCGGAGGCGACGACGCCACCCTCGAAGCTTTCGTAGCCGAATACTCCGAGACCGACCGCCAGCACCTACGCGGGCTGATCCGTCACGCCCAGCACGAAGCGGCACGCAACAAACCGCCAGCCGCCAGCCGCAAGATCTTCAAGTACATCCGCGAGCTGGACGAAGCCAAACGCGGACTGCGCTGACGCTAACGCCGCCACAAGCTACAAGAGTGAATAAGGATCCCCCTGCTTCCTCTTGGCGCTTGCGGCCTGGCGTCTGCCGATGCTTCAAGCACCCGTTCCGCCTACGGTAATCTCGTCGATCTTCAGCGTTGGCTGGCCAACACCAACCGGCACTGACTGCCCATCCTTGCCGCAGGTACCGACACC
Encoded here:
- the yjgA gene encoding ribosome biogenesis factor YjgA; this translates as MSEHSDAEDFDEKSKTQVKRELHALQELGERLTTLKPDLIARLPLSDALQKALADAPKHKAHIARKRHIQYIGKLMRDQDVDAILALVDQLDASTRQYNERFHALERWRDRLIGGDDATLEAFVAEYSETDRQHLRGLIRHAQHEAARNKPPAASRKIFKYIRELDEAKRGLR